A genome region from Thalassococcus arenae includes the following:
- a CDS encoding ArsR/SmtB family transcription factor, whose translation MKDGPDIARIAALIGDPARANILTALMGGKALTATELASEAGVTPQTASGHLARLDEGGLVRIRKQGRHKYVTLGSDAVAGVLEALMGLSAGTGHLRTRTGPRDSALRQARVCYNHLAGDRGVQMFDALTAQGVLTMSGDDVALTASGADFAVGFGIDLDALARRRAPLCRACLDWSERRTHLAGSLGRAMLDRMFVLGWARRDPDSRAVHFTPPGARAFDAAFARP comes from the coding sequence ATGAAAGACGGACCCGACATTGCCCGCATCGCCGCGCTGATCGGCGATCCCGCCCGCGCCAACATCCTGACCGCTCTGATGGGCGGCAAGGCGCTGACCGCGACCGAACTGGCTTCCGAGGCCGGGGTGACGCCGCAAACCGCCAGCGGGCATCTGGCGCGGCTCGACGAGGGCGGGCTGGTGCGCATACGCAAGCAGGGTCGGCACAAATACGTGACGCTCGGCTCCGACGCGGTGGCCGGCGTGCTCGAGGCGCTGATGGGCCTGTCGGCCGGTACCGGCCATCTGCGCACCCGAACGGGCCCGCGCGATTCGGCGCTGCGCCAGGCACGGGTTTGCTACAACCACCTAGCCGGGGACCGCGGCGTGCAGATGTTCGACGCGCTCACCGCGCAGGGTGTGCTGACCATGTCGGGGGACGATGTGGCCCTGACGGCGTCGGGCGCTGATTTCGCCGTTGGTTTCGGCATCGACCTCGATGCGCTGGCGCGCAGACGCGCGCCGCTCTGCCGCGCCTGCCTCGATTGGTCGGAACGCCGCACTCACCTGGCCGGATCGCTGGGTCGGGCGATGCTCGACCGGATGTTCGTCCTGGGTTGGGCGCGGCGCGATCCGGACAGCCGGGCGGTCCACTTCACCCCGCCGGGCGCGCGGGCCTTCGATGCGGCGTTCGCCCGTCCCTGA
- a CDS encoding NIPSNAP family protein has product MLTCIIRYQIDPTKKAQFEEYARNWGQAIPRCGADLVGYFAPHEGSSTRAYGIYHIDSLAAYEAYRARLAADPLGQENYQFALRERFLLREDRTFLTLASAPHGSRT; this is encoded by the coding sequence ATGCTGACATGCATCATCCGCTACCAGATCGACCCGACCAAGAAAGCCCAGTTCGAGGAATACGCCCGCAACTGGGGGCAGGCGATCCCGCGTTGTGGCGCCGATCTCGTGGGCTATTTCGCGCCTCACGAGGGATCGAGCACCCGGGCCTACGGCATCTACCATATCGACAGCCTGGCTGCCTACGAGGCCTACCGCGCCCGGCTGGCGGCCGACCCGCTGGGACAGGAAAACTACCAATTCGCGCTGCGCGAAAGGTTCCTCTTGCGCGAGGACCGGACTTTCCTGACCTTGGCATCCGCACCGCATGGGAGCCGCACATGA
- a CDS encoding antibiotic biosynthesis monooxygenase family protein, translated as MIAVIFEVIPAEGRKQTYLDIAAEMRPLVEEVEGFISVERFQSLTTPGKLLSISFFEDEDAVIRWRRLAAHRHAQSRGRKGIFSDYRLKVCHVLRDYGMTDRAEAPEDSVACHG; from the coding sequence ATGATCGCCGTCATCTTCGAAGTGATTCCCGCCGAGGGGCGCAAGCAGACCTATCTGGACATCGCCGCCGAGATGCGGCCGCTGGTCGAGGAGGTCGAGGGCTTTATCAGCGTCGAGCGGTTCCAGAGCCTGACCACCCCCGGCAAGCTGCTGTCGATCAGCTTCTTCGAGGACGAGGATGCGGTGATACGCTGGCGCAGGCTGGCGGCGCATCGCCACGCGCAAAGCCGCGGCCGCAAGGGCATCTTCTCCGATTACCGGCTGAAGGTCTGCCACGTGCTGCGCGACTACGGCATGACCGATCGCGCCGAGGCGCCGGAGGACAGCGTCGCCTGCCACGGGTAA
- a CDS encoding cupredoxin domain-containing protein, whose product MTCMTRRSALRLALGATLAPLGAGMSRAASHAAATVTISGFAFQPAMLTIEVGTSVTFVNADSAPHTATGQGFDTGRLGRGDEATLTFAQPGTYDYVCRFHPAMTGRITVT is encoded by the coding sequence ATGACCTGCATGACCCGCCGTTCCGCCCTGCGCCTTGCGCTTGGAGCGACACTTGCCCCGCTCGGCGCCGGAATGTCCCGCGCCGCAAGCCACGCCGCTGCAACCGTGACGATCTCGGGCTTTGCCTTTCAGCCGGCGATGCTGACGATCGAGGTCGGCACCTCGGTCACTTTCGTGAACGCCGACAGCGCGCCCCACACCGCGACCGGTCAGGGCTTTGACACCGGTCGGCTCGGCCGCGGGGACGAAGCCACCCTGACTTTCGCCCAGCCCGGCACCTACGATTACGTCTGCCGCTTCCACCCGGCGATGACGGGCCGCATCACGGTCACCTGA
- a CDS encoding aromatic amino acid transaminase: protein MFEALTAQPPDKILMLMQAFREDPRETKIDLGVGVYKDANGLTPIMRAVKAAEKQLWETETTKSYTGLAGDPGFSDAMIALVLGDAVARANVAAAATPGGTGAVRQAFDMVKMANPDVRVFVSDPTWPNHLSILKHMQIQMVPYRYFDGETRGVDFDGMMADIAKAGKGDVVLLHGCCHNPTGANLTLPQWREVVALLAKTGATPMIDIAYQGFGDGLEDDAAATRLVASSLPECLIAASCSKNFGIYRERTGLLMAVAQDSSARKLNQDTLNYLNRQNYSFPPDHGARLVTMVLTDQALRADWAAELEEVRNSMLGLRTHLAQELQRLGGSDRFGFIAQHRGMFSRLGATPDQVEKLRADHGIYMVGDSRLNIAGLNAKTVPILAQAIVDCGI, encoded by the coding sequence ATGTTCGAAGCCCTGACCGCCCAGCCGCCCGACAAGATCCTGATGCTGATGCAAGCGTTTCGCGAGGATCCGCGCGAAACCAAGATCGACCTCGGCGTCGGCGTCTACAAGGATGCCAACGGCCTGACGCCGATCATGCGCGCGGTCAAGGCGGCGGAAAAGCAGCTTTGGGAAACCGAGACCACCAAGTCCTATACCGGCCTGGCCGGTGACCCGGGCTTTTCCGACGCGATGATCGCGCTGGTTCTGGGCGATGCGGTGGCGCGCGCCAACGTCGCCGCGGCCGCCACGCCCGGCGGTACCGGTGCCGTGCGCCAGGCGTTCGACATGGTCAAGATGGCCAATCCGGACGTCCGGGTTTTCGTCTCGGATCCGACCTGGCCGAACCATCTGTCGATTCTCAAGCACATGCAGATCCAGATGGTGCCCTACCGTTATTTCGACGGCGAAACCCGTGGCGTCGATTTCGACGGCATGATGGCGGACATCGCCAAGGCGGGCAAAGGCGACGTGGTGTTGCTGCACGGCTGCTGCCACAACCCGACCGGCGCCAACCTGACCCTGCCGCAATGGCGCGAGGTCGTCGCGCTGCTGGCCAAGACCGGTGCGACGCCGATGATCGACATCGCCTACCAGGGCTTCGGCGACGGTCTCGAGGACGACGCCGCCGCGACCCGGCTGGTGGCCTCATCGCTGCCCGAATGCCTGATCGCTGCCAGCTGTTCCAAGAATTTCGGCATCTACCGCGAACGCACCGGCCTGCTGATGGCCGTCGCCCAGGACAGCAGCGCGCGCAAGTTGAACCAGGACACGCTCAACTACCTGAACCGCCAGAACTATTCCTTTCCGCCCGATCACGGTGCGCGGCTGGTCACGATGGTGCTGACCGACCAGGCGCTGCGGGCCGACTGGGCGGCGGAACTGGAAGAGGTGCGCAATTCGATGCTGGGCTTGCGCACGCATTTGGCGCAGGAATTGCAACGCCTCGGCGGATCGGACCGGTTCGGCTTCATCGCCCAGCACCGGGGCATGTTCTCGCGCCTCGGCGCCACGCCGGATCAGGTGGAAAAGCTGCGTGCCGATCACGGCATCTACATGGTCGGCGATTCCCGTCTGAATATCGCCGGGCTGAACGCCAAAACCGTGCCGATCCTCGCCCAGGCGATCGTCGACTGCGGTATCTGA
- the sseA gene encoding 3-mercaptopyruvate sulfurtransferase: MSQDDPKTLVSTEWLARHIKDPDLRILDASWYMSDAGRDPRAEYDAGHIPGARFFDIDEISDARSALPHMVPPVEKFMSRMRGMGVGDGHQVVVYDGAGLFSAARVWWLFKLMGQDDVAVLDGGFPKWRDEGREIEDLPPMVRDRHMTVRRQNHLVKDVTQVSAAAKLRDAEILDARSPGRFRGEEPEPRAGLRSGHIPGSRNVHYATLLNADGTMKTPDDLRAVFDAAGVDLSKPAITTCGSGVTAAIISLALSRLGKSDHAVYDGSWSEWGAFPTLPIATGDA; the protein is encoded by the coding sequence ATGTCCCAAGACGATCCCAAGACGCTGGTCTCGACCGAATGGCTGGCGCGCCATATCAAAGATCCCGACCTGCGCATCCTGGATGCAAGCTGGTACATGTCGGATGCCGGGCGCGATCCGCGGGCGGAATACGACGCCGGTCACATCCCGGGCGCGCGGTTCTTCGATATCGACGAGATTTCCGATGCCCGCTCGGCGCTGCCGCACATGGTTCCGCCGGTCGAAAAATTCATGTCCCGCATGCGTGGCATGGGGGTCGGCGACGGCCATCAGGTGGTGGTCTATGACGGCGCGGGCCTTTTTTCCGCCGCCCGGGTCTGGTGGCTTTTCAAGCTGATGGGTCAGGACGATGTCGCGGTACTGGACGGCGGTTTCCCGAAATGGCGCGACGAAGGCCGCGAGATCGAGGATCTGCCGCCGATGGTGCGCGACCGTCACATGACGGTGCGACGCCAGAACCACCTGGTCAAGGACGTCACGCAGGTCTCGGCCGCGGCGAAACTGCGCGATGCCGAAATACTCGATGCCCGCAGCCCCGGCCGGTTTCGCGGCGAAGAGCCCGAGCCGCGCGCCGGGCTGCGGTCGGGTCATATCCCGGGCTCGCGCAACGTGCACTATGCCACGCTGCTGAATGCCGACGGCACGATGAAGACCCCCGACGACTTGCGCGCGGTGTTCGACGCCGCCGGGGTCGACCTGTCCAAACCGGCCATCACGACCTGCGGGTCCGGCGTCACCGCCGCGATCATCAGCCTTGCCCTGTCGCGCCTCGGAAAATCCGACCACGCCGTTTATGACGGGTCGTGGTCGGAATGGGGCGCTTTCCCGACCCTGCCCATCGCCACCGGAGACGCGTGA
- the smpB gene encoding SsrA-binding protein SmpB: MAKKPTTDPNYKILAENRRARFDYAIESDLECGIMLQGSEVKSLRENGSNIAESYAEVKDGELWLVNSYIAPYERAMFGHEDRRRRKLLVSRKELSRLWNETQRKGMTLVPLVLYFNHKGIAKLKIGIAKGKKTVDKRETEAKRDWGRQKQRLLKERG; this comes from the coding sequence ATGGCGAAGAAACCGACCACCGATCCGAACTACAAGATCCTCGCGGAAAACCGGCGGGCGCGGTTCGACTATGCGATCGAAAGCGACCTGGAATGCGGGATCATGCTGCAGGGCTCGGAGGTCAAGTCGCTGCGCGAGAACGGTTCCAACATCGCCGAAAGCTATGCCGAGGTGAAGGACGGCGAGCTGTGGCTGGTCAACAGCTATATCGCGCCATACGAACGCGCGATGTTCGGCCACGAGGACCGCCGCCGCCGCAAGCTGCTGGTGTCGCGCAAGGAATTGTCGCGGCTGTGGAACGAGACGCAGCGCAAGGGCATGACGCTGGTGCCGCTGGTTTTGTATTTCAACCACAAGGGCATCGCCAAGTTGAAGATCGGCATCGCCAAGGGCAAGAAGACCGTCGATAAGCGCGAGACCGAGGCCAAGCGCGATTGGGGCCGTCAGAAACAACGTCTGTTGAAGGAACGCGGCTGA
- a CDS encoding ParB N-terminal domain-containing protein, with product MLQKHTLAIADVRVPSKRMKTLDEAKLQKIAESIIEIGQTTPIQVRVDGDGYVLIEGLHRLEALRALGSTEVEAFFVRARLH from the coding sequence ATGCTCCAGAAGCACACCCTTGCCATCGCCGATGTCCGCGTCCCGTCCAAGCGGATGAAGACCCTTGACGAGGCAAAGCTGCAGAAAATCGCGGAAAGCATCATCGAGATCGGGCAGACCACACCGATACAGGTGCGCGTCGATGGCGACGGATACGTGCTTATCGAGGGACTGCACAGGCTGGAAGCGCTGCGCGCTCTCGGCTCGACTGAGGTCGAGGCGTTTTTCGTCAGAGCACGCTTGCACTGA
- a CDS encoding NAD-dependent epimerase/dehydratase family protein, protein MRILFTGGSGKAGRHAITYLAEQGHRVLNVDRVPLDMPGVETRLIDLTDAGQVYDTMLSYAGFDELEPGTGVPRFDAVVHFAAIPRILVTSDNECYRVNTLSTYNVIDAALKFGVRKIVFASSETTYGTCFADGTRKPDYLPLDEDHPTIPEDSYAMSKVVNEVTARSFQRRSGADIYGLRINNVIEPHEYAQKFPAYLADPALRLRNFFAYIDARDLGQMVDCCLRTDGLGFEVFNVSNDDHSVAETSQALIDRFYTGVDVRDVTETGTFYSNAKAKRLLGFAPRHSWRMYVEDTTRA, encoded by the coding sequence ATGCGCATCCTGTTCACCGGCGGTTCCGGCAAGGCCGGGCGGCACGCCATCACCTATCTTGCCGAACAGGGCCACCGGGTGCTGAACGTGGATCGGGTGCCGCTGGATATGCCGGGGGTCGAGACAAGGCTGATCGATCTGACCGATGCCGGGCAGGTCTATGACACGATGCTCAGCTATGCGGGTTTCGATGAACTGGAACCCGGCACCGGCGTGCCGCGTTTCGACGCCGTGGTGCATTTCGCCGCCATTCCGCGCATCCTGGTGACCTCGGATAACGAATGCTATCGCGTCAACACGTTGTCCACCTACAACGTCATCGACGCGGCGCTGAAATTCGGCGTGCGCAAGATCGTTTTCGCCTCGTCCGAAACGACCTACGGCACCTGTTTCGCCGATGGTACGCGCAAGCCCGACTATCTGCCGCTGGACGAAGATCACCCGACGATCCCCGAGGACAGCTATGCCATGTCCAAGGTGGTGAACGAGGTGACGGCGCGGTCGTTCCAGCGCCGCAGTGGCGCCGACATCTACGGGTTGCGGATCAACAACGTGATCGAGCCGCACGAATACGCGCAGAAGTTCCCGGCCTACCTGGCCGACCCGGCCCTGCGGCTGCGCAACTTCTTTGCCTATATCGACGCCCGTGACCTGGGGCAGATGGTAGACTGTTGCCTTAGGACCGATGGGCTGGGTTTCGAGGTATTCAACGTCTCGAACGACGACCATTCGGTGGCCGAGACCTCGCAGGCTCTGATCGACCGGTTCTATACCGGTGTCGACGTCCGGGACGTGACGGAAACGGGCACGTTTTATTCCAACGCCAAGGCCAAGCGTTTGTTGGGATTCGCACCCCGGCACAGCTGGCGGATGTATGTCGAGGACACCACCCGCGCCTAG
- the uraH gene encoding hydroxyisourate hydrolase has product MADGYLTTHVLDTARGCPAAGIEIALYRVSGNSHRKIAEAVTNADGRTDAPILPKDKFQPGSYELIFFAGDYLRANGLAKDDPLFLDAVPIRFGMADPDAHYHVPLLLSPYGYSTYRGS; this is encoded by the coding sequence ATGGCTGACGGATACCTGACAACACATGTGCTGGACACCGCGCGCGGTTGCCCGGCTGCAGGCATCGAGATCGCGCTCTACCGCGTTTCCGGAAATTCCCACCGCAAGATCGCCGAGGCGGTCACCAATGCCGATGGCCGAACCGACGCACCGATCTTGCCCAAGGACAAGTTCCAGCCCGGCAGCTACGAACTGATCTTTTTCGCCGGTGACTACCTGCGCGCCAACGGTCTGGCCAAGGACGACCCGCTGTTTCTGGATGCGGTTCCGATCCGCTTCGGAATGGCCGACCCGGACGCGCATTATCACGTGCCGCTGCTGCTGTCGCCCTATGGCTATTCCACCTATCGCGGCAGTTGA
- the puuE gene encoding allantoinase PuuE yields MKRYPRNTIGYGADRPDPAWPGGAKIAVQFVLNYEEGGENCLLHGDAASEAFLSDIPGATPWQGERHWNMESIYDYGARAGFWRLHRLFTSRGIPLTIYGVASALARSPGQVEAMKAAGWEIASHGLKWIDHRAMSEEDERAAIAEAIRLHTEVVGEPPRGWYTGRCSMNTVRLVGEAGPIEYISDTYDDDLPHWMPVGNKRLLVIPYTLEANDMRFAASPGWVTGQDFGQYLCDTFDVLYAEGQQGRAAMMSVGLHCRLIGRPGKIAGLIRFLDHIADKPDVWCPRRIEISDHWAEHHLPKRRERPSSLDRDTFVARFGGVFEHSPWIAERAWALELGPAHDTPAGLHNALARMFRSASRDERLRVLRAHPDLAGKLAQAKRLTADSTAEQASAGLDALTDGERARFTELNDAYTARHGFPFIIAVRDHDKAGILAAFERRLSQDSDAEFAEACRQVERIARLRLEDMV; encoded by the coding sequence ATGAAACGTTATCCGCGCAACACGATCGGATATGGCGCTGACCGCCCCGACCCCGCCTGGCCGGGCGGGGCCAAGATCGCCGTGCAATTCGTGCTGAATTACGAGGAAGGCGGCGAGAATTGCCTGCTGCATGGCGACGCCGCGTCCGAAGCGTTCCTGTCCGACATTCCCGGTGCCACCCCCTGGCAGGGCGAACGGCACTGGAACATGGAATCGATCTATGACTACGGCGCGCGCGCCGGGTTCTGGCGGCTGCACCGGTTGTTCACGTCGCGCGGCATTCCCCTGACGATCTACGGCGTTGCGAGCGCGCTTGCCCGCAGCCCCGGCCAGGTCGAGGCGATGAAGGCGGCGGGCTGGGAAATCGCCAGCCACGGGCTGAAATGGATCGACCACCGCGCCATGTCCGAAGAAGACGAACGCGCGGCCATTGCCGAGGCGATCCGCCTGCATACCGAGGTCGTCGGCGAACCGCCGCGCGGCTGGTATACCGGGCGGTGCAGTATGAACACCGTCCGGCTGGTCGGCGAGGCCGGCCCGATCGAGTACATCTCGGACACCTACGACGACGACCTGCCGCACTGGATGCCGGTCGGGAACAAGCGGCTGCTGGTCATTCCCTACACGCTGGAAGCCAACGACATGCGCTTTGCCGCTAGCCCCGGCTGGGTGACCGGGCAGGATTTCGGCCAATACCTGTGCGACACGTTCGACGTGCTTTATGCCGAGGGGCAGCAAGGCCGCGCCGCGATGATGAGCGTCGGACTGCATTGCCGGCTGATCGGACGCCCCGGCAAGATCGCCGGACTGATCCGGTTTCTCGACCACATCGCGGACAAGCCCGATGTCTGGTGCCCGCGGCGGATCGAGATTTCCGACCACTGGGCCGAACATCACCTGCCCAAGCGCCGCGAACGGCCCTCATCGCTGGATCGCGACACGTTCGTCGCGCGCTTTGGCGGGGTGTTCGAACACAGCCCCTGGATCGCGGAACGCGCCTGGGCGCTGGAATTGGGCCCGGCGCATGACACGCCCGCGGGCCTGCACAACGCGCTGGCACGAATGTTCCGATCGGCTTCGCGCGACGAACGTTTGCGCGTCTTGCGCGCCCATCCGGACCTGGCGGGCAAGCTGGCGCAGGCCAAGCGGTTGACCGCCGATTCCACCGCCGAACAGGCCAGCGCCGGCCTGGACGCGCTGACAGATGGCGAACGCGCGCGGTTCACCGAACTGAACGACGCCTATACCGCGCGGCACGGCTTTCCTTTCATCATCGCGGTGCGCGACCACGACAAGGCGGGCATCCTTGCCGCGTTCGAACGGCGGCTGTCGCAGGACAGCGACGCCGAATTCGCCGAGGCCTGCCGCCAGGTCGAACGCATCGCAAGGCTGCGGCTCGAGGATATGGTATGA
- a CDS encoding bifunctional allantoicase/(S)-ureidoglycine aminohydrolase, protein MKDAVAPRYAFPPGGLPSQDEDPQGAAVFTEAYALIPAKTMRDIVTSFLPGWIHTRAWILARPMTGFAETFAQYAVEIAPGGGCAEPEPDVEAQAAIFVAFGELRLTLGRDTHELRAGSFVFIPASAVWTLWNTSDAPAGMHWIRKRFQPASGMSPPDAIVTHADDVEPAPMPYSFGKWATQRFIDPLDMRYDFHVNIVSFEPGGRIPFAETHVMEHGLYVLQGTGRYLLNRDWVDVGPGDFMWLRAFCPQACVATGDVPFRYLLYKDVNRHPGLAL, encoded by the coding sequence ATGAAGGACGCCGTGGCCCCGCGCTATGCCTTTCCGCCCGGCGGATTGCCGAGCCAGGACGAAGACCCGCAAGGCGCGGCCGTCTTCACCGAGGCCTATGCGCTGATCCCGGCCAAGACGATGCGCGACATCGTCACCAGTTTCCTGCCCGGCTGGATCCATACGCGCGCCTGGATCCTGGCCCGCCCGATGACCGGCTTTGCCGAGACCTTCGCGCAATACGCCGTGGAAATCGCGCCCGGCGGCGGGTGCGCGGAACCCGAGCCGGATGTCGAGGCGCAGGCGGCGATCTTCGTGGCGTTCGGCGAACTGCGCCTGACCCTGGGCCGCGACACCCACGAGTTGCGCGCGGGCAGTTTCGTCTTTATCCCGGCCAGCGCGGTCTGGACGCTTTGGAACACCTCCGACGCGCCCGCGGGCATGCATTGGATCCGCAAGCGATTCCAACCCGCATCGGGCATGTCACCGCCCGATGCCATCGTCACCCATGCCGATGATGTCGAACCGGCGCCGATGCCCTACAGCTTCGGAAAATGGGCGACGCAGCGATTCATCGATCCGCTGGACATGCGATATGACTTCCATGTCAACATCGTGTCGTTCGAACCGGGCGGGCGTATTCCCTTTGCCGAAACCCACGTGATGGAGCATGGGTTATACGTGCTTCAGGGCACCGGGCGCTACCTGCTGAACCGCGACTGGGTGGATGTGGGGCCGGGCGATTTCATGTGGCTGCGCGCCTTCTGCCCGCAGGCCTGCGTCGCGACCGGGGACGTGCCGTTCCGCTACCTGCTCTACAAGGATGTGAACCGGCATCCGGGGTTGGCGCTGTGA
- a CDS encoding ureidoglycolate lyase: MTVEIAARPLTAADFAPFGDVLEDEGPPDRIINQGLCGRYHDRAKLDFGPAGRAGISLFKAEPRSLPYRLDMVERHPDGSQAFFPLHQKPWLVIVAEPGDIPGRIHAFLAGTGQAVNFHRGTWHGVLTPLHAPGLFAVVDRIGDTPNLQEHWLEPPVTITA, translated from the coding sequence GTGACCGTGGAGATCGCCGCAAGGCCACTGACGGCGGCTGATTTCGCCCCGTTCGGCGACGTGCTCGAGGATGAAGGCCCGCCGGACCGCATCATCAACCAGGGTCTCTGCGGCCGCTACCACGACAGGGCAAAGCTGGATTTCGGCCCCGCAGGACGCGCCGGGATCAGCCTGTTCAAAGCCGAACCGCGTTCGCTGCCCTACCGGCTCGACATGGTCGAGCGGCACCCCGATGGCAGTCAGGCCTTTTTTCCGCTGCACCAGAAACCCTGGCTGGTGATCGTGGCCGAACCCGGCGACATTCCCGGCCGGATTCACGCTTTTCTCGCCGGCACCGGGCAGGCCGTCAATTTCCACCGCGGGACATGGCATGGCGTTCTGACCCCGCTGCACGCGCCGGGGCTGTTTGCCGTGGTCGATCGGATCGGCGACACGCCCAACCTGCAGGAACACTGGCTGGAACCGCCGGTGACGATCACGGCCTAG
- a CDS encoding winged helix-turn-helix domain-containing protein: protein MPVNTFSVTEALRAGSRIVSFGIAAIVGILAVGGAVLFLTLPDANAFNARVERIFAENNDLSGQAEVKLLEILAQSGTAFADTLTSYRMVIFVLLVFAAAMLVAALVFLVMLVTMNRRMAQIERSGIQVSSLIISREENTVYLNTTGFKLTGAMMETLAVLAEARMDDDILSGAEIEAVISGRSAADCDEAAGATRIKRLRDGLGNQIVSELLVKNIARRGYMLAIDKDVIEVI from the coding sequence ATGCCGGTGAATACTTTCTCCGTTACTGAAGCGCTGCGCGCGGGGTCGCGGATCGTGAGTTTCGGCATCGCGGCCATTGTCGGCATACTCGCCGTGGGTGGCGCGGTGCTGTTCCTGACCCTGCCCGACGCCAACGCCTTCAACGCGCGGGTCGAACGGATCTTTGCCGAGAACAACGACCTGTCCGGCCAGGCCGAAGTCAAGCTGCTGGAAATCCTTGCACAATCCGGAACGGCCTTTGCCGATACGCTGACCAGTTACCGGATGGTGATCTTCGTTCTGCTGGTCTTCGCCGCCGCGATGCTGGTGGCGGCGCTGGTCTTTCTGGTCATGCTGGTGACGATGAACCGGCGCATGGCACAAATCGAACGGTCGGGCATCCAGGTCAGTTCGCTCATCATCTCGCGCGAGGAAAACACCGTCTATCTCAACACCACCGGTTTCAAACTGACCGGGGCGATGATGGAAACGCTGGCGGTGCTGGCCGAAGCGCGGATGGATGACGACATCCTTTCCGGCGCCGAGATCGAGGCGGTGATTTCGGGCCGGTCGGCGGCGGATTGCGACGAAGCGGCGGGGGCGACACGGATCAAGCGGCTTCGCGACGGGTTGGGCAACCAGATCGTCAGCGAATTGCTGGTCAAGAACATCGCCCGGCGCGGTTACATGCTGGCCATCGACAAGGACGTGATCGAGGTGATCTGA
- a CDS encoding c-type cytochrome, producing MLKKLLVLAVAVGAGAVFGYLFLSPDGDGIHDRVPGGPLVEIALPATLSDNAELGRSIYETACLSCHGPHAVGQDGVAPPLVHKIYEPSHHADESFQRAVSVGVQAHHWPFGDMPAVEGLTRADVALVTAYIRELQQANGIN from the coding sequence ATGTTGAAGAAACTTCTGGTCCTGGCAGTCGCGGTCGGTGCCGGTGCGGTGTTCGGTTATCTATTCCTGTCCCCCGATGGCGACGGAATCCACGACCGCGTGCCCGGCGGTCCGCTTGTCGAAATCGCGTTGCCAGCGACGCTTTCGGACAACGCCGAACTGGGCCGGTCGATCTACGAAACCGCCTGCCTGTCGTGCCATGGCCCGCATGCGGTGGGGCAGGATGGGGTCGCGCCGCCGCTCGTGCACAAGATCTACGAACCGTCGCACCACGCCGATGAATCGTTCCAGCGGGCCGTATCGGTCGGGGTCCAGGCACACCATTGGCCGTTCGGCGACATGCCAGCGGTCGAGGGCCTGACCCGTGCCGACGTTGCGCTGGTGACCGCCTACATCCGCGAATTGCAGCAGGCGAACGGGATCAACTGA